DNA from Fibrobacter sp. UWH6:
AATCATCATGTTGCTCACCTTCGTGATCATGGTGCTGAACGCCGGTAAGGACAGCAAGACTCCCATGTTCGACAAGGTTTCCCTGTTCGTGATTCCGGCCGTGATCGTTCTCGCCGGTCTCGTGGGCTTTGCCCTGGTTCGTGCTCCCATCGTCTTCGATGCTACCACCCTCCGCGGCTCTGTAAAGCTCACCTCCGAAACACTGTTTAACGTAGCTCAGGAAGGCCCCGGCTACTTCGTCCTGTTCGAAGTCCTCGGTCTGTTGCTCCTTTCTTCCATGGGTGCCGC
Protein-coding regions in this window:
- a CDS encoding NADH-quinone oxidoreductase subunit J, which gives rise to MLALIYFIVLGIIAIGSAVCVLLSKHPLYGALSLVLTMLSLAGIYGLLGSPFMGVVQIMVYAGAIIMLLTFVIMVLNAGKDSKTPMFDKVSLFVIPAVIVLAGLVGFALVRAPIVFDATTLRGSVKLTSETLFNVAQEGPGYFVLFEVLGLLLLSSMGAAVLMAKKRLGSEIEEEK